A single region of the Brassica rapa cultivar Chiifu-401-42 chromosome A03, CAAS_Brap_v3.01, whole genome shotgun sequence genome encodes:
- the LOC103858733 gene encoding uncharacterized protein LOC103858733 isoform X4 produces the protein MGSKIVFRSLTELFPQIDARILKAVAIEHPKDADLAAAVVISEIVPKFFPDDEHNKTPALKVEVGRDIPNGGSETGASSSGTIPLALDGTRSPVTELLSTEDRLTNGDLDIQSKSMIGSDESRVVSSAHAGIKLTSDCWEDNSESTLNSSERSDDVREAASGSLTGENSDAELSGSVLVEETSKGSLAVESGDPELAGAFSSSVSRSTQGCKIDHLEQIIEDAKSNKKTLFIVMESIMNLMREVELQEKDAEKVKEDATKGGFDTLKKVEDLKKILAHAKEGNDMDAGEVYGERSVLATEVNELENRLLSLSEERDKSLSVLDEMRGVLEMRLAAALEIKNAAEKEIQEKEGSARKALAEQEAIMDKVVQESKLLQKEAEENSKLREFLMDRGRIVDSLQGEIYVICKDIRLLKEKFDNGVPLSQSITSSQTSCKLASSVSSMKSLLLEKPLDLSYEAPEASGNNNKSAEASVNEGKENERKELLEDGWDIFDKEIEL, from the exons ATGGGTTCCAAAATCGTCTTTCGATCTCTCACCGAGTTATTCCCTCAG ATTGATGCTAGGATTTTGAAAGCTGTTGCTATTGAGCACCCTAAAGACGCTGATCTTGCTGCTGCTGTTGTTATCTCTGAGATTGTTCCCAAGTTTTTCCCTGATGATGAGCACAACAAGACACCAGCATTGAAGGTCGAAG TAGGACGTGATATACCAAACGGTGGTTCAGAGACGGGTGCCTCTTCTTCAGGGACTATCCCTCTTGCTCTTGATGGAACAAGGTCCCCTGTTACTGAGTTGCTTTCTACTGAGGACCGGTTAACAAATGGTGATCTTGATATTCAGAGCAAATCAATGATCGGATCGGATGAGTCTAGAGTGGTTTCCTCAGCACATGCCGGAATCAAACTGACTAGCGATTGTTGGGAAG ACAATTCGGAATCTACACTGAATTCATCAGAGCGTTCAGATGATGTGAGAGAGGCTGCAAGTGGTTCATTGACTGGTGAAAACAGTGATGCAGAGTTGAGTGGCTCAGTTCTTGTGGAAGAGACTTCGAAGGGTTCCTTGGCAGTTGAAAGTGGTGATCCAGAGCTGGCTGGTGCTTTTAGCTCTAGTGTTAGCAGATCAACTCAGGGATGCAAAATCGATCACCTCGAACAGATCATTGAAGATGCCAAAAGTAACAAG AAAACTTTGTTCATTGTGATGGAATCGATTATGAATCTGATGAGAGAAGTTGAGCTTCAAGAGAAGGATGCAGAAAAGGTGAAGGAAGACGCTACTAAAGGAGGCTTTGATACCCTTAAAAAGGTTGAGGACCTGAAGAAGATCCTGGCACATGCCAAGGAGGGGAACGACATG GATGCTGGAGAAGTTTATGGGGAGAGGTCAGTTTTAGCCACTGAAGTTAATGAGCTTGAGAATCGCTTGCTCAGCTTATCAGAAGAACGTGACAAGTCTCTTTCTGTTCTTGATGAG ATGCGTGGAGTTCTCGAAATGAGACTAGCGGCAGCCCTGGAGATTAAAAATGCTGCTGAGAAAGAGATCCAAGAGAAAGAAGGTTCTGCACGAAAGGCACTTGCTGAgcaagaagcaatcatggacaAAGTTGTCCAAGAATCGAAGCTTCTACAGAAGGAGGCTGAGGAAAACTCCAAG CTGCGAGAGTTCCTTATGGATCGTGGTCGGATAGTTGATTCTCTACA AGGAGAAATCTATGTGATCTGTAAAGACATCCGGCTCTTGAAAGAGAAGTTCGACAATGGAGTGCCGTTGAGCCAATCAATCACCTCAAGCCAGACAAGCTGTAAactagcttcttcagtatcaTCCATGAAGAGCTTGTTGCTTGAGAAGCCTCTTGATCTATCTTATGAAGCACCTGAAGCCTCAGGAAACAACAACAAGAGCGCAGAAGCTTCAGTTAACGAGGGGAAAGAGAACGAACGTAAGGAGCTCCTGGAAGATGGCTGGGACATCTTTGACAAAGAAATAGAGCTCTAA
- the LOC103858737 gene encoding LOW QUALITY PROTEIN: uncharacterized protein LOC103858737 (The sequence of the model RefSeq protein was modified relative to this genomic sequence to represent the inferred CDS: deleted 2 bases in 1 codon): MGDIIGHSDREIRLPSHVLQDPLFDHSNKHQLHNSFINHNHHGSEGFRRPGAPPSNSFRETFPWNYNTYIQTQQNNWQMSKREDQMQAFFLVPPARKASGTGVFLPASACHLPTKKTACSTVLLPVRVVQALNLNVHNKRIHVSPRSENNSKKKSEMVETPANIEVETLIDSPENLLPEEWIY, from the exons atgggTGACATCATCGGTCACAGTGATAGGGAGATACGGTTACCCTCTCATGTTCTCCAAGATCCCTTGTTTGATCATTCTAACAAACATCAG TTGCATAACTCCTTCATCAACCACAACCACCATGGCAGCGAGGGATTCCGTCGACCCGGTGCACCACCTTCAAATTCCTTCAGAGAAACTTTTCCTTgg AACTATAATACGTACATT CAAACGCAGCAAAACAATTGGCAAATGAGTAAAAGAGAGGACCAAATGCAAGCATTTTTCTTGGTTCCGCCGGCCCGTAAAGCTTCTGGCACCGGAGTTTTTCTTCCAGCCAGCGCTTGTCATCTGCCAACCAAAAAAACAG CCTGTTCAACGGTGCTTCTCCCGGTGCGTGTAGTTCAAGCTCTCAATCTCAACGTTCACAACAAGCGTATTCATGTTTCTCCCCGTtcag AGAATAATTCGAAGAAGAAGAGCGAGATGGTGGAAACACCTGCGAACATTGAAGTCGAAACTCTGATTGATTCGCCGGAGAATCTTCTCCCGGAGGAATGGATTTATTGA
- the LOC103858733 gene encoding uncharacterized protein LOC103858733 isoform X1, translated as MGSKIVFRSLTELFPQIDARILKAVAIEHPKDADLAAAVVISEIVPKFFPDDEHNKTPALKVEVGRDIPNGGSETGASSSGTIPLALDGTRSPVTELLSTEDRLTNGDLDIQSKSMIGSDESRVVSSAHAGIKLTSDCWEGIDFHFTGNQAESSTSSVSKRVVHKPAADNSESTLNSSERSDDVREAASGSLTGENSDAELSGSVLVEETSKGSLAVESGDPELAGAFSSSVSRSTQGCKIDHLEQIIEDAKSNKKTLFIVMESIMNLMREVELQEKDAEKVKEDATKGGFDTLKKVEDLKKILAHAKEGNDMDAGEVYGERSVLATEVNELENRLLSLSEERDKSLSVLDEMRGVLEMRLAAALEIKNAAEKEIQEKEGSARKALAEQEAIMDKVVQESKLLQKEAEENSKLREFLMDRGRIVDSLQGEIYVICKDIRLLKEKFDNGVPLSQSITSSQTSCKLASSVSSMKSLLLEKPLDLSYEAPEASGNNNKSAEASVNEGKENERKELLEDGWDIFDKEIEL; from the exons ATGGGTTCCAAAATCGTCTTTCGATCTCTCACCGAGTTATTCCCTCAG ATTGATGCTAGGATTTTGAAAGCTGTTGCTATTGAGCACCCTAAAGACGCTGATCTTGCTGCTGCTGTTGTTATCTCTGAGATTGTTCCCAAGTTTTTCCCTGATGATGAGCACAACAAGACACCAGCATTGAAGGTCGAAG TAGGACGTGATATACCAAACGGTGGTTCAGAGACGGGTGCCTCTTCTTCAGGGACTATCCCTCTTGCTCTTGATGGAACAAGGTCCCCTGTTACTGAGTTGCTTTCTACTGAGGACCGGTTAACAAATGGTGATCTTGATATTCAGAGCAAATCAATGATCGGATCGGATGAGTCTAGAGTGGTTTCCTCAGCACATGCCGGAATCAAACTGACTAGCGATTGTTGGGAAGGTATTGATTTTCATTTTACAGGTAATCAAGCAGAGTCAAGCACAAGCTCAGTTTCAAAACGTGTTGTGCATAAACCTGCAGCAGACAATTCGGAATCTACACTGAATTCATCAGAGCGTTCAGATGATGTGAGAGAGGCTGCAAGTGGTTCATTGACTGGTGAAAACAGTGATGCAGAGTTGAGTGGCTCAGTTCTTGTGGAAGAGACTTCGAAGGGTTCCTTGGCAGTTGAAAGTGGTGATCCAGAGCTGGCTGGTGCTTTTAGCTCTAGTGTTAGCAGATCAACTCAGGGATGCAAAATCGATCACCTCGAACAGATCATTGAAGATGCCAAAAGTAACAAG AAAACTTTGTTCATTGTGATGGAATCGATTATGAATCTGATGAGAGAAGTTGAGCTTCAAGAGAAGGATGCAGAAAAGGTGAAGGAAGACGCTACTAAAGGAGGCTTTGATACCCTTAAAAAGGTTGAGGACCTGAAGAAGATCCTGGCACATGCCAAGGAGGGGAACGACATG GATGCTGGAGAAGTTTATGGGGAGAGGTCAGTTTTAGCCACTGAAGTTAATGAGCTTGAGAATCGCTTGCTCAGCTTATCAGAAGAACGTGACAAGTCTCTTTCTGTTCTTGATGAG ATGCGTGGAGTTCTCGAAATGAGACTAGCGGCAGCCCTGGAGATTAAAAATGCTGCTGAGAAAGAGATCCAAGAGAAAGAAGGTTCTGCACGAAAGGCACTTGCTGAgcaagaagcaatcatggacaAAGTTGTCCAAGAATCGAAGCTTCTACAGAAGGAGGCTGAGGAAAACTCCAAG CTGCGAGAGTTCCTTATGGATCGTGGTCGGATAGTTGATTCTCTACA AGGAGAAATCTATGTGATCTGTAAAGACATCCGGCTCTTGAAAGAGAAGTTCGACAATGGAGTGCCGTTGAGCCAATCAATCACCTCAAGCCAGACAAGCTGTAAactagcttcttcagtatcaTCCATGAAGAGCTTGTTGCTTGAGAAGCCTCTTGATCTATCTTATGAAGCACCTGAAGCCTCAGGAAACAACAACAAGAGCGCAGAAGCTTCAGTTAACGAGGGGAAAGAGAACGAACGTAAGGAGCTCCTGGAAGATGGCTGGGACATCTTTGACAAAGAAATAGAGCTCTAA
- the LOC103858733 gene encoding uncharacterized protein LOC103858733 isoform X2, which yields MGSKIVFRSLTELFPQIDARILKAVAIEHPKDADLAAAVVISEIVPKFFPDDEHNKTPALKVEGRDIPNGGSETGASSSGTIPLALDGTRSPVTELLSTEDRLTNGDLDIQSKSMIGSDESRVVSSAHAGIKLTSDCWEGIDFHFTGNQAESSTSSVSKRVVHKPAADNSESTLNSSERSDDVREAASGSLTGENSDAELSGSVLVEETSKGSLAVESGDPELAGAFSSSVSRSTQGCKIDHLEQIIEDAKSNKKTLFIVMESIMNLMREVELQEKDAEKVKEDATKGGFDTLKKVEDLKKILAHAKEGNDMDAGEVYGERSVLATEVNELENRLLSLSEERDKSLSVLDEMRGVLEMRLAAALEIKNAAEKEIQEKEGSARKALAEQEAIMDKVVQESKLLQKEAEENSKLREFLMDRGRIVDSLQGEIYVICKDIRLLKEKFDNGVPLSQSITSSQTSCKLASSVSSMKSLLLEKPLDLSYEAPEASGNNNKSAEASVNEGKENERKELLEDGWDIFDKEIEL from the exons ATGGGTTCCAAAATCGTCTTTCGATCTCTCACCGAGTTATTCCCTCAG ATTGATGCTAGGATTTTGAAAGCTGTTGCTATTGAGCACCCTAAAGACGCTGATCTTGCTGCTGCTGTTGTTATCTCTGAGATTGTTCCCAAGTTTTTCCCTGATGATGAGCACAACAAGACACCAGCATTGAAGGTCGAAG GACGTGATATACCAAACGGTGGTTCAGAGACGGGTGCCTCTTCTTCAGGGACTATCCCTCTTGCTCTTGATGGAACAAGGTCCCCTGTTACTGAGTTGCTTTCTACTGAGGACCGGTTAACAAATGGTGATCTTGATATTCAGAGCAAATCAATGATCGGATCGGATGAGTCTAGAGTGGTTTCCTCAGCACATGCCGGAATCAAACTGACTAGCGATTGTTGGGAAGGTATTGATTTTCATTTTACAGGTAATCAAGCAGAGTCAAGCACAAGCTCAGTTTCAAAACGTGTTGTGCATAAACCTGCAGCAGACAATTCGGAATCTACACTGAATTCATCAGAGCGTTCAGATGATGTGAGAGAGGCTGCAAGTGGTTCATTGACTGGTGAAAACAGTGATGCAGAGTTGAGTGGCTCAGTTCTTGTGGAAGAGACTTCGAAGGGTTCCTTGGCAGTTGAAAGTGGTGATCCAGAGCTGGCTGGTGCTTTTAGCTCTAGTGTTAGCAGATCAACTCAGGGATGCAAAATCGATCACCTCGAACAGATCATTGAAGATGCCAAAAGTAACAAG AAAACTTTGTTCATTGTGATGGAATCGATTATGAATCTGATGAGAGAAGTTGAGCTTCAAGAGAAGGATGCAGAAAAGGTGAAGGAAGACGCTACTAAAGGAGGCTTTGATACCCTTAAAAAGGTTGAGGACCTGAAGAAGATCCTGGCACATGCCAAGGAGGGGAACGACATG GATGCTGGAGAAGTTTATGGGGAGAGGTCAGTTTTAGCCACTGAAGTTAATGAGCTTGAGAATCGCTTGCTCAGCTTATCAGAAGAACGTGACAAGTCTCTTTCTGTTCTTGATGAG ATGCGTGGAGTTCTCGAAATGAGACTAGCGGCAGCCCTGGAGATTAAAAATGCTGCTGAGAAAGAGATCCAAGAGAAAGAAGGTTCTGCACGAAAGGCACTTGCTGAgcaagaagcaatcatggacaAAGTTGTCCAAGAATCGAAGCTTCTACAGAAGGAGGCTGAGGAAAACTCCAAG CTGCGAGAGTTCCTTATGGATCGTGGTCGGATAGTTGATTCTCTACA AGGAGAAATCTATGTGATCTGTAAAGACATCCGGCTCTTGAAAGAGAAGTTCGACAATGGAGTGCCGTTGAGCCAATCAATCACCTCAAGCCAGACAAGCTGTAAactagcttcttcagtatcaTCCATGAAGAGCTTGTTGCTTGAGAAGCCTCTTGATCTATCTTATGAAGCACCTGAAGCCTCAGGAAACAACAACAAGAGCGCAGAAGCTTCAGTTAACGAGGGGAAAGAGAACGAACGTAAGGAGCTCCTGGAAGATGGCTGGGACATCTTTGACAAAGAAATAGAGCTCTAA
- the LOC103858733 gene encoding myosin heavy chain, non-muscle isoform X3: MGSKIVFRSLTELFPQIDARILKAVAIEHPKDADLAAAVVISEIVPKFFPDDEHNKTPALKVEVGRDIPNGGSETGASSSGTIPLALDGTRSPVTELLSTEDRLTNGDLDIQSKSMIGSDESRVVSSAHAGIKLTSDCWEADNSESTLNSSERSDDVREAASGSLTGENSDAELSGSVLVEETSKGSLAVESGDPELAGAFSSSVSRSTQGCKIDHLEQIIEDAKSNKKTLFIVMESIMNLMREVELQEKDAEKVKEDATKGGFDTLKKVEDLKKILAHAKEGNDMDAGEVYGERSVLATEVNELENRLLSLSEERDKSLSVLDEMRGVLEMRLAAALEIKNAAEKEIQEKEGSARKALAEQEAIMDKVVQESKLLQKEAEENSKLREFLMDRGRIVDSLQGEIYVICKDIRLLKEKFDNGVPLSQSITSSQTSCKLASSVSSMKSLLLEKPLDLSYEAPEASGNNNKSAEASVNEGKENERKELLEDGWDIFDKEIEL; the protein is encoded by the exons ATGGGTTCCAAAATCGTCTTTCGATCTCTCACCGAGTTATTCCCTCAG ATTGATGCTAGGATTTTGAAAGCTGTTGCTATTGAGCACCCTAAAGACGCTGATCTTGCTGCTGCTGTTGTTATCTCTGAGATTGTTCCCAAGTTTTTCCCTGATGATGAGCACAACAAGACACCAGCATTGAAGGTCGAAG TAGGACGTGATATACCAAACGGTGGTTCAGAGACGGGTGCCTCTTCTTCAGGGACTATCCCTCTTGCTCTTGATGGAACAAGGTCCCCTGTTACTGAGTTGCTTTCTACTGAGGACCGGTTAACAAATGGTGATCTTGATATTCAGAGCAAATCAATGATCGGATCGGATGAGTCTAGAGTGGTTTCCTCAGCACATGCCGGAATCAAACTGACTAGCGATTGTTGGGAAG CAGACAATTCGGAATCTACACTGAATTCATCAGAGCGTTCAGATGATGTGAGAGAGGCTGCAAGTGGTTCATTGACTGGTGAAAACAGTGATGCAGAGTTGAGTGGCTCAGTTCTTGTGGAAGAGACTTCGAAGGGTTCCTTGGCAGTTGAAAGTGGTGATCCAGAGCTGGCTGGTGCTTTTAGCTCTAGTGTTAGCAGATCAACTCAGGGATGCAAAATCGATCACCTCGAACAGATCATTGAAGATGCCAAAAGTAACAAG AAAACTTTGTTCATTGTGATGGAATCGATTATGAATCTGATGAGAGAAGTTGAGCTTCAAGAGAAGGATGCAGAAAAGGTGAAGGAAGACGCTACTAAAGGAGGCTTTGATACCCTTAAAAAGGTTGAGGACCTGAAGAAGATCCTGGCACATGCCAAGGAGGGGAACGACATG GATGCTGGAGAAGTTTATGGGGAGAGGTCAGTTTTAGCCACTGAAGTTAATGAGCTTGAGAATCGCTTGCTCAGCTTATCAGAAGAACGTGACAAGTCTCTTTCTGTTCTTGATGAG ATGCGTGGAGTTCTCGAAATGAGACTAGCGGCAGCCCTGGAGATTAAAAATGCTGCTGAGAAAGAGATCCAAGAGAAAGAAGGTTCTGCACGAAAGGCACTTGCTGAgcaagaagcaatcatggacaAAGTTGTCCAAGAATCGAAGCTTCTACAGAAGGAGGCTGAGGAAAACTCCAAG CTGCGAGAGTTCCTTATGGATCGTGGTCGGATAGTTGATTCTCTACA AGGAGAAATCTATGTGATCTGTAAAGACATCCGGCTCTTGAAAGAGAAGTTCGACAATGGAGTGCCGTTGAGCCAATCAATCACCTCAAGCCAGACAAGCTGTAAactagcttcttcagtatcaTCCATGAAGAGCTTGTTGCTTGAGAAGCCTCTTGATCTATCTTATGAAGCACCTGAAGCCTCAGGAAACAACAACAAGAGCGCAGAAGCTTCAGTTAACGAGGGGAAAGAGAACGAACGTAAGGAGCTCCTGGAAGATGGCTGGGACATCTTTGACAAAGAAATAGAGCTCTAA
- the LOC103858734 gene encoding uncharacterized isomerase BH0283 isoform X1 encodes MAINMIMKKPVNYFVVDAFTDSAFKGNPAVVCFLDRENKRDDSWLQSLTAEFNLPMTCFLTPITGSNPLDPPRFILRWFTRLVEMDICAHATLASAHILFSNGLVGSSDTVEFATQSGILIAKKVPEEGSFLVELSLPEILTCEYNSNDVSIFSKALSGATIVDIKGTTTDSTVSKALNGVAKAASTDKVIVVLPSWESVKKLQPIRDDILKCPGKMLVVSAAAPPGSNYDFITRVFGPKIGVDESPVCGSAHCALAHYWSLKMKKCDFVAYAASPRSGTLKIHYNKEKQRVLLTGKAVTVMKGSVLV; translated from the exons aTGGCCATAAATATGATCATGAAGAAACCTGTGAACTACTTTGTG GTTGATGCATTCACTGACTCAGCCTTCAAAGGGAACCCAGCAGTAGTGTGCTTTCTTGATAGGGAGAACAAGAGAGACGACTCTTGGCTTCAGTCCCTCACCGCTGAGTTCAACCTTCCCATGACTTGTTTTCTTACTCCGATCACCGGATCCAATCCTCTTGATCCCCCACGTTTCATACTCCGGTGGTTCACACGCTTAGTCGAG atgGATATTTGTGCCCATGCAACATTAGCATCTGCTCACATTCTCTTCTCAAACGGTTTGGTTGGTTCCTCTGACACAGTCGAGTTTGCTACCCAATCTGGGATTCTGATTGCTAAAAAGGTTCCAGAAGAAGGATCCTTCTTGGTCGAACTGAGTTTACCTGAGATTCTTACATGTGAGTACAACTCAAATGATGTCTCCATCTTCTCCAAAGCCTTAAGCGGGGCTACCATTGTTGACATCAAAGGAACTACAACAGATAGCACcgtctcaaaagccttgaatggAGTTGCCAAGGCAGCTTCAACCGACAAAGTCATC gTTGTACTTCCATCTTGGGAATCTGTCAAAAAACTGCAGCCAATAAGGGATGATATCTTGAAATGTCCCGGTAAAATGTTAGTTGTTAGTGCTGCTGCTCCTCCAGGATCTAACTATGATTTCATTACTCGTGTCTTCGGCCCCAAGATTGGAGTTGATGAG AGCCCTGTCTGTGGAAGTGCACATTGTGCATTAGCACATTATTGGAGCCTCAAGATGAAAAAGTGTGACTTTGTTGCTTACGCG GCTTCGCCTAGGAGTGGAACACTCAAGATTCATTATAATAAGGAGAAGCAGAGAGTCTTGCTTACTGGCAAAGCTGTGACTGTGATGAAAGGCTCTGTCTTAGTATAA
- the LOC103858736 gene encoding uncharacterized isomerase BH0283, whose protein sequence is MKRPVKYFVVDAFTESAFKGNQAAVCFLEEDHERDDSWLQSLAAEFELPLTCFLIPITGSDSLHPRCFHLRWFTSTAEMDICGHGTLASAHTLFSNGLVGSSETVEFSTNSGILTAKRVDDCEAKGSFLIEVNFPVITTCEYSSNDFSMFSKALDGATIVDVKGTTKDKLVFQPLKGATKSTSTDQIMVVLSSWESVAELQPRTDEIMKCPGKVMIVTAAAPEGSTYDFCSRLFAPKLGLNEDSACGSAHCSLAHYWSLKMNKCDFIAYTASRSGELKVHYDKEKQRVLLTGKAVTVMNGYVLV, encoded by the exons ATGAAGAGGCCTGTGAAATACTTTGTG GTTGATGCATTCACTGAGTCAGCCTTCAAAGGGAACCAAGCAGCAGTTTGCTTTCTTGAAGAAGACCATGAGAGAGACGACTCTTGGCTTCAGTCTCTTGCTGCTGAGTTTGAACTTCCGTTGACATGTTTTCTTATTCCCATCACCGGCTCTGATTCTCTACATCCACGATGCTTTCATCTCCGGTGGTTCACCTCCACAGCCGAG ATGGATATATGTGGTCATGGAACATTAGCATCAGCTCATACTCTCTTCTCAAACGGTTTGGTTGGCTCGTCTGAGACTGTCGAGTTTTCCACTAACTCTGGGATTCTAACTGCTAAAAGGGTCGATGATTGTGAAGCCAAAGGATCTTTCTTGATCGAAGTTAACTTCCCTGTGATAACAACTTGTGAGTACAGCTCCAATGATTTCTCCATGTTCTCTAAAGCCTTGGACGGAGCTACCATTGTTGATGTCAAGGGAACTACAAAGGATAAACTCGTATTTCAACCGTTGAAGGGAGCTACTAAATCAACTTCAACAGATCAAATCATG GTTGTGCTTTCATCTTGGGAGTCAGTGGCTGAGTTGCAGCCAAGAACTGATGAAATCATGAAATGCCCCGGCAAAGTGATGATTGTTACAGCAGCTGCTCCTGAGGGATCTACTTATGATTTCTGCAGTCGACTCTTTGCTCCCAAGCTAGGGCTCAATGAG GACTCTGCATGTGGAAGTGCACATTGTTCATTAGCACATTACTGGAGTCTCAAGATGAACAAATGTGATTTCATCGCCTACACG GCTTCGCGTAGTGGGGAACTGAAGGTTCATTACGATAAAGAGAAGCAGAGGGTCTTGCTCACTGGCAAAGCTGTGACTGTGATGAACGGCTATGTCTTAGTTTAA
- the LOC103858734 gene encoding uncharacterized isomerase BH0283 isoform X2 — protein sequence MAINMIMKKPVNYFVVDAFTDSAFKGNPAVVCFLDRENKRDDSWLQSLTAEFNLPMTCFLTPITGSNPLDPPRFILRWFTRLVEMDICAHATLASAHILFSNGLVGSSDTVEFATQSGILIAKKVPEEGSFLVELSLPEILTCEYNSNDVSIFSKALSGATIVDIKGTTTDSTVSKALNGVAKAASTDKVIPIRDDILKCPGKMLVVSAAAPPGSNYDFITRVFGPKIGVDESPVCGSAHCALAHYWSLKMKKCDFVAYAASPRSGTLKIHYNKEKQRVLLTGKAVTVMKGSVLV from the exons aTGGCCATAAATATGATCATGAAGAAACCTGTGAACTACTTTGTG GTTGATGCATTCACTGACTCAGCCTTCAAAGGGAACCCAGCAGTAGTGTGCTTTCTTGATAGGGAGAACAAGAGAGACGACTCTTGGCTTCAGTCCCTCACCGCTGAGTTCAACCTTCCCATGACTTGTTTTCTTACTCCGATCACCGGATCCAATCCTCTTGATCCCCCACGTTTCATACTCCGGTGGTTCACACGCTTAGTCGAG atgGATATTTGTGCCCATGCAACATTAGCATCTGCTCACATTCTCTTCTCAAACGGTTTGGTTGGTTCCTCTGACACAGTCGAGTTTGCTACCCAATCTGGGATTCTGATTGCTAAAAAGGTTCCAGAAGAAGGATCCTTCTTGGTCGAACTGAGTTTACCTGAGATTCTTACATGTGAGTACAACTCAAATGATGTCTCCATCTTCTCCAAAGCCTTAAGCGGGGCTACCATTGTTGACATCAAAGGAACTACAACAGATAGCACcgtctcaaaagccttgaatggAGTTGCCAAGGCAGCTTCAACCGACAAAGTCATC CCAATAAGGGATGATATCTTGAAATGTCCCGGTAAAATGTTAGTTGTTAGTGCTGCTGCTCCTCCAGGATCTAACTATGATTTCATTACTCGTGTCTTCGGCCCCAAGATTGGAGTTGATGAG AGCCCTGTCTGTGGAAGTGCACATTGTGCATTAGCACATTATTGGAGCCTCAAGATGAAAAAGTGTGACTTTGTTGCTTACGCG GCTTCGCCTAGGAGTGGAACACTCAAGATTCATTATAATAAGGAGAAGCAGAGAGTCTTGCTTACTGGCAAAGCTGTGACTGTGATGAAAGGCTCTGTCTTAGTATAA
- the LOC103858735 gene encoding small nuclear ribonucleoprotein SmD1b: MKLVRFLMKLNNETVSVELKNGTIVHGTITGVDVSMNTHLKAVKLTLKGKNPVALDHLSVRGNNIRYYILPDSLNLETLLVEDTPRIKPKKPTAGKVPPGGRGRGRGRGRGRGGR; this comes from the exons ATGAAGCTCGTAAG GTTTTTGATGAAATTGAACAATGAAACAGTTTCAGTAGAGCTTAAGAACGGAACCATAGTTCACGGAACCATCACAG GTGTAGATGTTAGTATGAACACTCACTTAAAAGCAGTGAAACTCACTTTGAAAGGGAAGAATCCAGTCGCCCTAGACCACTTAAGTGTCAGGGGAAACAACATTCGCTACTATATTCTTCCAGACTCCTTGAATCTCGAGACTTTGCTTGTCGAAGACACACCACGAATCAAACCGAAAAAACCAACTGCAG GTAAAGTTCCACCAGGTGGTCGTGGACGTGGGCGTGGTAGAGGTCGTGGACGTGGCGGCCGTTAA